In Nostoc sphaeroides, the genomic window AAAATCCCAGCAGCGCAAAAAAACGCGCCAACGACCAGTCTTTTTCCATGTAACCCAGAGCGTAAACTTGTGCAAGTAAGCTTAACCCTGTAATTAAAACTGTTGCCCCAATACTCACTGTTGAGAGTTCCAAGGCAAAAGATAAGTCTAAATCAGCAGCTTTAAACCACGTCACCAGTAACTTTTCTGGTTCTCTATCCCAGATCATGTTAAATACAAACAGGCTATGGGCAAAAGCCAAAACCGTCGTCAACAAGTTTATGTATGCCGCAGGTCTTGGCCCTGTTCGCCGAATTATTCCTATTCCCCACGGCAACGTCAAAATTGCGCCTAATAAGCTATATAAAGGCACAAACCAACTTGTTGAAAATAGAAATTGATCCATTTAAATTCACCTTGACGACTCAACCTTAATTTTAAAAAAGCTTTTATACTATTATTTATTTTACAAAATTAATTTAGTAGAAACATCAATATTTTTTTACTCTTATTTAAACTAAATTATCATAAGTATTTTTACTTTAATTTACCCTATTAAATTTCGATAAAATATAAATTTACATAGGTTAAAGCATTTACTTGCTTTAACTTCACCTTTGTTTTTACATTTTTATTTCTACTTTGAACAAACTACTTTATACGATATATTTGAAAAAATTATCTATTTTTCACTTAGTCATTGTACATATAGCAAAAATTGGCAGAACCTAGAGACAGCATAAGATACAGCAGCTTGTCCTCCCTCCCCAGATAAAATTATCCTTGGTTATGAATGTCGTTTTGTAAATGTGATAAAGAAATTATAAAGCATAAGTGGCTCCTCTAGGAATCAGTAAACTTTAATTGCTCAGGAGGACAGATAAATTTTTGTTAAGTTTTTTAAAACTTTCTTATCATAAACTATTATAGTAATTTATATTGCCAGAAAGGCCAACCTTTCCTATGCTTAATTTGGAAGTGTTTTCTTAGCTATTAAGATCAAGCTCTCCCCGTCAAAAATTTTAAGCGACAGTACAGATTGGATTAATATTGTAGGAGTTCTGCGATGCCAATTGCAGTTGGGATGATTGAAACGAAGGGCTTTCCAGCAGTAGTGGAAGCTGCTGATGCGATGGTGAAAGCCGCCCGTGTCACTTTAGTAGGGTATGAAAAAATTGGTAGCGCTCGCGTCACCGTCATAGTTAGGGGAGATGTATCGGAAGTACAAGCTTCCGTAGCTGCTGGGGTTGAAGCGGCGAAAAGAGTCTTTGGTGGTGAAGTGTTATCCACTCACATCATTGCTCGTCCTCACGAAAACCTAGAATACGTATTGCCGATACGTTACACAGAAGCTGTGGAACAGTTCCGTACCTAAAAGCTGTTTAAACAAAGTAATTAACGCTCTTTGCTTTTTTGAGCATCACTTTCTTTTGTCCAAGGCTAAAAACTTTAAATAGGGATTAAAATCTAATGTCAATTGCAGTGGGAATGGTTGAAACGCTAGGCTTTCCAGCAGTAGTAGAAGCTGCTGATGCGATGGTGAAGGCTGCCCGCGTTACTCTCGTAGGCTATGAAAAAATCGGCAGTGGTCGAGTTACCGTGATTGTTCGGGGTGATGTGTCAGAAGTGCAAGCTTCCGTAGCCGCAGGAGTTGAATCTGTAAAGCGAGTTAACGGGGGACAAGTGCTATCTACTCACATCATTGCTCGTCCTCACGAAAACTTGGAATACGTCCTACCAATTCGTTATACCGAAGACGTAGAGCAATTCCGGGAAAATGTGAATGCAATTCGTCCTTTCGGTAGAAGACCGTAATTAAAGAATGCAAGTCGCCAAAGTTCGCGGCACAGTAGTTAGCACGCAAAAAGATCCAAGTCTTCGAGGTGTGAAACTACTGTTGTTACAATTAGTGGATGAAGACGGCAACATCCTGCCACAATACGAGGTAGCAGCAGATAGTGTGGGAGCAGGAGTAGATGAGTGGGTACTTGTCAGTCGTGGCAGTGCCGCTCGTCAAGTTATTGGCAATGAACAGCGACCATTAGATGCAGTGGTAGTAGCGATTATAGATACTATTCACGTTGAAGATCGCCTAATTTACAGCAAAAAAGATCAATATCGATAGTCATTAGTCATTAGTCATTAGTCACTTGTACTGAGCGAAGCCGAAGTATTAGCTCTCGACAAAAGACAAATGACAAAGGACAAAGGACAAATGACAAATGACAATACAGGAGGAATCTCGAAATGGCAGTCCGCAGCACGGCGGCACCTCCAACCCCGTGGTCGAGGAATTTAGCTGAAGCGCAAATCCATCAAACAGCCTTTGTGCATCCGTTCTCCAATCTAATTGGAGATGTACATATAGGTGCAAATGTAATCGTTGCTCCGGGGACTACGATTAGAGCGGATGAAGGCACACCTTTTTATATTGGTGAAAACACTAATATTCAAGATGGTGTGGTGATTCATGGCTTGGAGCAAGGTCGAGTAGTTGGCGATGATCAAAATAAATACTCGGTGTGGGTAGGTAAAAACACTTGCATTACCCACATGGCTCTAATTCACGGGCCAGCTTATGTAGGGGATAATTCCTTCATTGGCTTTCGCTCTACGGTGTTTAATGCCAGGGTAGGTGCAGGCTGCATCGTGATGATGCACGCTTTGATTCAAGACGTAGAAATTCCCGCAGGTAAGTATATACCTTCGGGAGCGATCATTACCAATCAGCAGCAAGCTGACCGCTTGCCAGATGTGCAAGATCAGGATAAGGACTTTGCTCATCATGTGGTTGGGATTAATCAGGCGCTGCGAGCTGGTTATCTTTGTGCTGCGGATAGCAAATGTATTGCACCAATTCGGGATGAGAACACTAAATCTTATAAGGGTAATGGTGTTACTGTTTTAGAGCTAGAAAGGAGTAGTGAAGTGGCGAGCAATAGCTTGGGTGCAGAAACAATAGAGCAGGTGCGCTATCTATTGGAACAAGGGTATAAGATTGGTACAGAACACGTAGACCAGAGACGGTTCCGCACGGGTTCTTGGACTAGTTGCCAACCAATTGAACCGAGATCCATCGGTGAAGCGATCGCAGCATTAGAAAGCTGTGTAAGTGACCATAGCGGCGAGTATGTCCGGCTGTTTGGTATTGACAAAGATAGACGACGTGTGTTAGAGAGCATCATCCAACGCCCGGATGGTGATTTTAAACCAGCTAGCAATTTTAAAGCTCCGGCTAGTAGTCATAGCAATGGCAGCTACAGCAGTAATGGTAATAGTAACGGCTCTAGCAGTGGCAAAGTTAATGGCGAAACTGTAGAGCAAATCCGCCAACTTTTGGCAGGGGGTTACAAAATTGGCATGGAACACGTAGACGAGCGCCGTTTCCGTACTGGTTCCTGGACTAGCTGCAAGCCAATTGAAGCAACTTCCATAAATCAAGTAATTTCCGGCTTGGAAGAATGTATAGAAAGCCATCAAGGCGAGTATGTGCGTTTAATCGGCATTGATACCAAA contains:
- a CDS encoding carbon dioxide-concentrating mechanism protein CcmK — translated: MSIAVGMVETLGFPAVVEAADAMVKAARVTLVGYEKIGSGRVTVIVRGDVSEVQASVAAGVESVKRVNGGQVLSTHIIARPHENLEYVLPIRYTEDVEQFRENVNAIRPFGRRP
- a CDS encoding EutN/CcmL family microcompartment protein, translated to MQVAKVRGTVVSTQKDPSLRGVKLLLLQLVDEDGNILPQYEVAADSVGAGVDEWVLVSRGSAARQVIGNEQRPLDAVVVAIIDTIHVEDRLIYSKKDQYR
- a CDS encoding carbon dioxide-concentrating mechanism protein CcmK produces the protein MPIAVGMIETKGFPAVVEAADAMVKAARVTLVGYEKIGSARVTVIVRGDVSEVQASVAAGVEAAKRVFGGEVLSTHIIARPHENLEYVLPIRYTEAVEQFRT